TTTCGTGACTGATGCAGTTCAaagtcagaaaaatattttttcatTCTTATATTTTTAGCACCATCTTCTATGTGTGCACGCTTCGTGATATTGCTGTTTCTTTGTGCATCATGAAACTTCTAGGGAAATTCTTGTTTTAGTTTGATGTACTAACAGCTAGCTTGGATTTGCCCACACAAGTAGGCATTCATTTTCAAGGATTTTGCTACATCCGTCTTATGTTTGCTGTTGTCTTTCTTAATAAATATTTGACTCCCTGTTAATAAATATTTGATTCCATTTTAAAAGGAAAATGTTTGACTCCATGTTTCTCTGAATAACATGCTGATATTGTTGTTACCTTGCTTTAATTTATCCGTGTAGTGTATACTATAGCCTGCAGTTACATTTCTTTAATTTACCTTGCTGTTACCTTGCTTTAATTAATCTACTCCCACTACTCAGCCTGCAGTCTACTATGTAACAGAAATGATTCACTAATTAAGGACAATCCTTGCTTATATTTATAAATGATATGATTACGGTTTCTTATACACTGAATGAATAAGAAATGCTCAACTTACTGGATATAATGTAACTCAGTCAGGTTCATCATGCTACATTGCTGCTGCTAATAAGTATCAAAATTGCACACTGTAGTTGTGAAGGCATACCAGTACTCATAAATCACTAGTGTAACTTTATTGGATTGCTGGACTGTTGTAGGAATAGTCCAGGATATTCTTTTGTCATGGCAGTAGGAATAGTGTATCCCTTAAAATTGAACCATGTCAGATGAACAATACAGGATACCAAGAAAACAGCGAGTATGATAGGTATCTGCGTGATGATTTGTTCCCATGCGTTGATGAGAGTTTAGACATTCTAAATTGGTGGAAAATGCACGCATCTAAGTATCCAACATTGGCTGCCATGGCACGTGATATCTTGGCTGTTACTGCTTCCACGGTACCATCTGAGTCCGCTTTCAGCACCAGTGGTCGTATTATCAATGATCACAGGACCAGACTTGCAGGCAGCACGGTTGAAGCTTTATTATGTTTTCAAGATTGGCTTCGAACTGCAGGATCTTCTTATTTAGATATCATATCAATTGATTTGATAGCTTGGATAGCAGCTCCAATGACTTATATCAGTAGCACATCTCTGGTAAGGTCctgtttatttcttttctttctaaCAATGCAGCTACTAAGGATAGGTCTCCATATTGTGACTGCAACAATGTTTCTTTTGATTTTATTGGATTCATTCATTGTTCCATGTCATTCTAGAAAGCTATTGCTCATATTTGTGCATTATCTGGCATAGGGTTTACCCGGTTATCATTGTTTGGCCATTATAAGAACTTATGTCATTCTGTGAGTACATTCATTCTATACTAGAATTTTTTATATTGGAAGTTTGCTGGTAGGAGTGTTATTAAAACTGCTTAGTGCTTGGAAATATAATGATAGTTTACATCAGAGGTACATGATAGAGCTGTGGTACATGATAGTTTACATCTTATCTCAAGTGATAGTTTACATCTTAAACAATCTTAAAACAACTCTTGTTACAGCAGAGGTACATGATAGTTGAATTCGTCAATTGGTTCCCTTAAGTTCTAGATCCATTATTGCTATTTGCTAGGGAATGGTCACCTCGTCAGATGTGTGTTAAAACAATGGGCATTGCATCAGTTGGTAATTCAAGTGCGCACTTGATTTTGCAGTTGTTTTAGCTTCTCATGGACTTGTGCCGTTTCCTTTAAGAATTTGAAATATGTGAAACTTAGATGATGTCATAcactcttttatatactgaaaTACATAGATGATGCTAGTGAAGAATATTGATGTTTCTTCCTAAAAAGGGTTTCTTGGAAAATCTGGATTGGAATGCTAGCTAACAACTTTCTAGATTTTTACATAGATGATGCTAGCGAAGAATATTGATGCTAGCTAACAGTGCCAACGACTATAAACAGAGCTTTAAGAAATGCACCTAATTGTGATGAGAATAATCATAATAAGTTTGATTGGGCTATACTTTAGCACTGCAAGAAATTTTGCCAGATCGTGGGTCCACTAACAACTTCTTTATGTTTTTTGATCTGAGCTGAAACAGCAACTAATATTACTTGAGGAGAACATGGTAGCATAGTGAATAGATACAATGATAACTTGTTCATCATACTGTGCAGGAGACTTACCATAGCAGAGAGAGATTGCAGAACTGCTGCACGGAGTGCATTAGCTTTCTTTTCGTCCCTtactatttgagaaagtttgcaGAGTCTTGGAATAAGCTCTTCCAAATTGAACTGATATGTACCATCCACCTGGAACAAACTCAAGTGACTAATTCAGACTGAAATAGCAGAACTGATATGTCTTTCCAAAGATTGGTCGACTTTTGGTTTTCTTTCTGCTGCAATTCAGGAAACCACTGTTTCATTTCTTTTGCACTTTTGGCTGTTGTGATTGGAAAAGCAAAGGGAGCTGTTCCGTTGTGATTGTAACATGATTCAGTCATTTTTGTACTTATTCCTGCAGTGTGATTATATTTCAATATTAATTTGCTTTTTATATGATTTGGTGATATTTAAATGTGAGCAGAGTCAGCGCACTAGTGTTATATCTCTCTCATTCAAAAAAAAAGTCCTTGCGGGCCCTGCTAGGCTTTGCAGGTTTGACCACTAGGCCTAGTGGGTTCTTGCCGGCCAGCAGATTGCAGGTAGCAGATGCCTGCAAAGCCCGCAAATGATTGTTGCGGCAAGCAGCGGCGGCTTGCAGAGCTCTGCAGAGCGGCCCGCTTGCATCGTGAGCAGGACTGGCATTTTTATTTTCCCTTGCGAGACCTATAGTATCGAGTATCGACCGAGGGGGCATCCTAAGTCAGGCAGTGGTGTTACAACGATCTGTCCCTGCTAAGAATTGGCCCTCATTTTTGCTAGTCCTGGAAATTTATGGCCCAGCGTAGAACTTGATCGCGCGTCGCTCGCCTCACCTGTTGCTCGGTTGCTCCCCAATTTACTACTCCTACTTTCCAACTGGATGGCTGGTTGATGAGAGCATACACAGACCTGGCATGCATAGGAACCAAGAAATGAGAAAAGACAtacaaacaaatatatatatatatcgggaTCAAGAAAAGAGAAacaaacatatataaaaaaacaatttGGCGCCGTTGGTCGGCAAAATAAAGCTTTTCTTAGACGTTAAATGAACAGTATGCCAAGTTATATAGACGGTGATTTATTACTGATTGCATTGTCTAATGGGATCGAACAAGACTGATAGACAAAGTCTCCGTCTATCCAATGGATCAATCAGTTTCTAGTACTACTGTGTAGCTGGTACGTGACATGGACAGATAGGTGGCACCGGAATTTCTAGGTATGGGACCTATTTTTAGACGGTGACTTATTACTGATTGCATGGTCTAATGCAGTAGTGGGGACGAACAAGactgagatagacaaagtctccaTCGTCTATCCTATGGATCAATCAATTTCTAGTACTACTAGCTCTGTAGCTGGATGGTAGGTGACATGGACGGATAGCTGGCATGCCCTGCAATTTCTAGTACTACGCTTTCTTGACATGAGAGAAATAACACATATTATTCGGCGAGGATGAATCATAAATGTTGCATTGCTATTATTTTCTCTATGTCTTTCTGTTAAattcctgttcggttggctggttcgtatcgttgctggttcgtgaaaaagtactgttggctggtttgtatgagagaaaaatactgttccggctgaaaatttacgatcgtttacgacaagcaaTAGTTATAATTTACGATCGTATCGAGTAGTCCGGACATGTTGCAATAGTTATAattacatgtttcaagtgttttataaagtgtttcatctgtatatttcaagtgtttcagttgttcaAAGTGGATGTTGCAGTTGCTTCAACCAGATGTTGCAGGAGACTATGTCAAGCGGATGTTATAGGTGTTTCatttgcatgtttcaagtgtttcagttgtttaaACTGGATGTTTCAATAGATTCATTTTGATGTTGCACAAGGGTGCGTAGCTACACCGGCTGCCAAAAATCCACACTCTTAATATATTCGATTAATAGaaaattacttatattaaattgtatattttttctttgtttatttacTACAAAATAGACATAATAGATACTTTGTAGTCTATATCtaatgatcataaacttattaattAATTTTTTGCAAAGGATTAACTTATATATTTTTTATGTGTATTCATACTTTTACACATAAAAAATATATAAGTTAATCCTTGTCATTAACTATGATGACCCTTGTTGGATCACATATATTAAGTCATGAATCTGAATTTTGATTTTTAACTTTATTTTTATGGACAACTACAGATATTTTCCTCAAGTTAAAACTCTTGAGCTTATTGTATCTTTTACTAATTATCATTTTTGGAATATGTAACACcgtaaaatttgcattcttttaaaatagttaaatttgatttatctatgttattatgtgtgcattcaaatataggaaaataataatttttgtgaaattaaaatcaatcataaggatatatacatgttgatgcactcatgctgtagcattgtatttaatatgttgagtggttttgatttaaactcaaaaggattcaaaaatcatttggaaatgaatttggaaatttgatttggaaaaagaaaagaaaattctttTCCCTCCCCTTCCCTTCTTCGCTTTCGGCCTGCTAGCCCAACTTCCCCCGTCGGCCCGCTCgcccttcttctttttttatcccCTCCTCCTGTTttcctcttgggccggcccactcGAGCGGGCAACCGTTGCCGCGCCGTCTGggcccgcttgtcggcgccgtcGCCCACCTCTCGCGTCGCGCGCGGTCAAGGCGGAACCGCCGCTGCGCAACCACCGCCCGCACCCAcctcgcgtcgtgggagcgtcttCCCCCGTGCCCCGGCCTCTATAAACGAAGCCGACCCCGTCGCCGccctccctgctgcctccccCGCTCCACTCTCGCACTCGCCCGAGCGCACGGAAGCTACAACCGCCGGCGTCCGTTCCTTCGCGCGGTCTGCCGTCCCCGAGCCGCCATTCCCCGCCGTTCGCCGTCCCTGGTTCGTCCTTGCCTTGATAGACGCCGTAAGGATCTCCGCCTTGATCCCCTCTTCCTCTCAGTGCATTCAATTTCTTGAATCATGTCCTCTAGGGCCCTAGCCGCGTGCGCCAGGGACCTTCTCGTTGCCGGCCATGGTCACCACCGCGTCGGCCGCGTCCTCCGGCCGCGTTCTCGGCCTAGGCGAGGTCGCCTTCACCTCCTCTCTCCCCCGGTGCTCTCGGATGGGCAAACCGTGGCCTGTAGGGCCCGTATCGATCGCGCCGGCGACCTCCTCGCCGCCGGCAATGGAAGCACCGCCGTGGCGGCACTGTTTCCGACCGCcagccttctctctctctccctcagctcTAATCTAAGCCGTCCAACCGTGATCCAATGGCCCAgggtggccgataccccttcacgggtcctttttgctaaagagacccccaagTTTTGTTATATTGAACCCGTAGTCCTTGGCTGGTTTAATTATTCCaaatttgattttatttaaattcgaaaatagttcattctaattacagaaatgccactggatttgttttgctcataaaaacttcgttttaaatccgatttgacccattccacttgcgttagtttcgtaattgcataatctacgtgttaataccactgttaaccatgtttgcaacttttaaatttcatagttaggtttacttaattaatttgctataggaaatcttgtttaaatcataactttcacgttttagctccgatttttgtgaacttcacgttgacgtgatcgtagagagacatagattcttttcataaacattttatcctattttctatactgctggtgtactattctaactataggtttgtttgctttgcatgaatgttcctgaaatgttgtatgttgccgttttggtcgtgttcagacggtgaggagaacgttggagaccaagtgttctttgacgaccagcaggacaagcaggagtttgttaaccaaggcaagtatagcatgggatctaccttgatatcctattcaccatttattaattactcattggCATGTGTCTAATtctgatacccgtaaggacatcctagtggttgAATATCCTGTTtcctttgtctcctacgggttatattcatatgggtagttgctagcgctcaatgtaacggtacatgatctacataaagaataatggttctatggaacgaaaaggtaaaatttgcttttaaacaactgaattatagggtgaAGCAGctaatgactttcgatcatgatgctatcggccctccataaggacttatctgtcggcaaaagctgggactgacagtggaaccgtgagggtcacatggctctgattTTAGCTTAGTAatatgaccttttctagcttgttagagcttacctttatggcgcaaaaggggcttgccacgttgggtataggactgcccctgttcttatgtgtatagtcgcgaaggatttgtgccataggaaagggggttcctacatgtgcctgccgaggaaacctagcggccctaacttgttagcgaaacctatgaaatggcttcatagtgtaccccgcccgctcaccttggcagtgatatgggagtaattaacccggacatatgggaatcacgactcacggtgaatatgcacaacctctgtagagggttacaaattattataacagccgtgctcacggtcacgagcggcccggaaaactcacagaataactggttatttattgttgttcatttatgatgttctacgatgataatatgaaacaattgattctgatatctggtcatgtgggtttaattggggtttaagcataacttgataatagttgatgataaaatcttgacttactaaaagtgctaaccacagtaaaccagagtcatcctttttgagcttccgtaaccccatgttatcttgttaagtacgggaagtacttacgcttatttactttctatatttggataaaaatcccggatgggtaacaaatgccaatgagtatgaggagttcccagaggacttttaggcttgtggtcaaccagttgaccgtccctgtgttggagctaccacgagagagctatcttttattttccgctgtgttgtgtaagactatgtgatggtattaatcgtgatgtaagatacaccatgatgatactttctgtaatttgtcagcttatgtgtgtgactgatccctgggcacacatgagttttatgcattcaattttatccttaaaattgggtgtgacagaatATTTTTAAATAAGAATTTTAGGTTATATAGTACAATCCTAAATACTACAATAGCATATGCAATCATTTGAAACTTGCACCATGTCACCTAAGATAAAAGATAGACCTTGAAATGAGATCTCGGATGGGGGTAGTAGTGCTAACCTCAGGAGAACTCAAAATCTTGCCTTATGATGGTCGAATTACTATAGAGTAATGTTAAAGGGCCAAAAAAACATAGCCATTAGTAGTCTCCCACAATTGTTAAGATGATTGAATTTGTTAGGATCATTGTTACTATATAACCTATGGTTATACTATCAATATAGATGTGTTAAATATTTAATTAAAATAAAGAAATATAGATAAAGAAATAGCCTATATGAATTATGTCGTGGTTACTAATACGGTTTTAAAAAATTTGTTAGCATCATTTGTATATGAGTTGCTAAGGAAATATTTTGATGatgaaacataacatatatatttatagcTCATGCATGCTGACACAATGTGTATGATTACATTAATCAAATGTTAATATATTAATATTGACAGAAGTGGATAATGTACAATCGTCTACATGCTCTATGGTTATTTAAACAATTTTTAATAGAAGATATTGATTATCTTTTAGATGTATATTTGAGAGGATATTTAATTTTCTTAGTAATGAGATGAAAATTGGGTTAcataaattatttattgtaatacgAGTACATTGgtaattagatgcaaatttaggtctACTTTAGATCATGTTTCTTAATGGCATATGTGGGTAATTTAAATATAGAGTCATGGGTTATTTTATGTTGTTTTATGTAATAGCAGAGGTgggtaattatttagaaaatagaatagatACAATACCTATCAATAGTGATTAGGTTATACCGAATTGATGCTTTAGTGAGAAATTTTTAGGACCtatcttttattttccttctATGTCTCATGAGGATTAACATGGAGGCTCCATTAAGATCCTCTAGTTAGCATTTCtagtatttatattttttttagcaTGAAGTGCATTTAGTTTAAACCTAATCATAAGATATATAAACTCTTATTGTATCCCTTTCTTTGACTTTACACAAATTATAGTTTAGCTTTCGACATTTAACCAAGTTGTACAATTTTTTCCACATATTAAGTAGAAACTctagtgttttttatttttactcaaaatttatttttattaaaaagagTTTAGGACTTAGTAATATTGTTTTCTACATGTTAATTAAGTTGAAATTCAGAGTGCGCTCTATCACCGAACTTGTTGAATTTGTTATATCACAGAATTATATGTGTGTAGTATTAATTTAAATATCATAAAGTGATAAAAACTACCAATATTGATATAATTTAAAGTTTCAGTTACAATGTATGAAGTTATTTCAAAACAACTTATGAAATTCATTATTAGGGAGTATTAATATAATTTAAAGGGAATCCCTAGTGTTATGTTATTGCTATGTGGTTTATTAATGAAACA
This sequence is a window from Miscanthus floridulus cultivar M001 chromosome 10, ASM1932011v1, whole genome shotgun sequence. Protein-coding genes within it:
- the LOC136485713 gene encoding uncharacterized protein, which produces MSLRIAEPAPVGSPVSAMAAPPALAEVAVVAPMPVLEKPVDAPATAPAKSFSNAKKRKGKGPPDPVLATEAPVAKRKGKGPPNPAPAAEVSVAKKPKTGDARTSTSEPPQIRRRRRRRADPPLDVVCSLRDVAVRLAGPEVHAAPAPGRGRGRPDATAGYQENSEYDRYLRDDLFPCVDESLDILNWWKMHASKYPTLAAMARDILAVTASTVPSESAFSTSGRIINDHRTRLAGSTVEALLCFQDWLRTAGSSYLDIISIDLIAWIAAPMTYISSTSLETYHSRERLQNCCTECISFLFVPYYLRKFAESWNKLFQIELICTIHLEQTQVTNSD